The Gossypium arboreum isolate Shixiya-1 chromosome 6, ASM2569848v2, whole genome shotgun sequence DNA window ATGCTCAAAAAACCAAAAGCAAAAGAGGATTCACCTTCAAAATTAATTGACTCCAACAATAGAGGTTTGAACTTCAGTAAAAGAAGCAGAAGATTGGAAACAAAAGAAACTCCAGTGAAGAGACATATCCAGCAGGAAGGTGCAAAAGACAGCCGAGAAAATGAGACCAGACCAGCGAGAAAGGAAGTAAAGACTAAGCAAAGCCTTTCTACTAGGGTGAAAAGTTCAGGTTCTATAACTCAGTCATCGCTGAAGAAAGTGGCAACTGAGAAGAACATTGACATGATACCAAAGCCTATGATAAGCAGCAGGAAACCATTTGAGAAGGAGGTTCCTAAACCAAAGAATTTATTGAGGTCTAAAGTTCAAGCCAAGGTTGCCCCTCAAAAGTCCAGTAAGcctgaaaatgcttcaaatgttATGAAAAGTAAAGTTTCCCACCAACCAAGTGCAACTGCAAACTCCAACTCTGCTCGCAAACCACAAACTATAGTTCGTGGCCCTGTTGATATGAAAAAGAGCTCAACAAAAAAAGCAGTGAGCAAGTCTGCCGTGGTTAAAATAACTGTGAGTTCTTTTAAGTTTACATTCTGCTGTTATAAATCTAATTTCATTAAATAGCAATGTTGACATCTACGATTTGAAATGCCTGTGCAACATGTATTAAGCTATGAAAATAAGATTGAGAGTTCTTAAATGCAGTTCATCTTCTTTGCAGACTGAGAAGATAGAATGCAAAGCAGATCAGGTTGTTTTGGAAGGAAACAATATTAATCTTACATCTGAAACTGATACTATTTTGGAAGAGAAGAGGATTGATCTTGCATCCATTCACAATACTCTTTTGGAAGAAAAGAGAATTGATCTTACATCAAATAATGATATTCTTTTGGAAGAAAAGAGGATTGATCCTGCATCTGAAAATGATACTAATTTTGAAGAGTATGGCTCTGCAACTTCAGATCAACTTCCTAGAGAGGAGGGAGCAGAACACACTGATATTCAGATTGGAGGTAACACCCTTTAAACTGAAATTTTATTATATCAGTGTTCTAGGTGTGACATTATTACCCAGATGCCATTTTCTCACATTACAGATGTAGATACATATAGACCAGCATTTCTGATGTAATTGCATGTACAATGTCTcatgtttaaaaataattttatgttatattttgcTGATTCTCTCTTCTAGTGCTGACACCTTCCTCTCCCAACCCGAGCTTCTGGAGTCAATAACATAATATTCGGAAGCCAATGTGTTCATCATGCTGAGTTTCTTGACTTTTAACTCGGATAGTCAAACCATCTAAGCTTGAAAGAAAAGCATGTAGCTTGAGAAGGAACTTAATTTGATATATAAACAGATATGCTTTCATATTGTAGTAAGTTAAAGAGAAATTTAAGGAGAAATGATTGAGAAAACATTCTAGGACCTCCAAATAATGGGTGGAGTTTGTCACCATTTCTTCACATAAGTATAACTGCCTTTTAGGTAACCATATAATGGAATTggaaaaataaattctaaaatttcagTTTAGAAAAGTGAACTCCTGTACCTTATGTGCAAAATGAAGATTCTTACCATTTCTTTACTTTCGCCTTGTTTTTCTTGTAGAGCGCTGCAGTGAGAGTTCTGTTTTTGATGTTACCCTGGTTACCTTTGGGGATCAGAACAGCAGAAAATCTATTGAAGAAGTTGATGATGACCTCATCACTCCCATCGGAACTGACTGTGAAAGCATCATGACCGGGACCAGTCTAAAGGCATTGCTATTGAGCAGTCCAGCTTTTATCAATCATGTGGAGGAACTTTTCGATCTTCTTGAAAATGTTCCTACAACTTTGCAAAAAATTGGCATCAGTGGTTTCTCAGATGCTGACACACGACTTTCCTTGGACTGTGCTAACGAAATTGTCCGACGAAGAAGCAATCCTGATTCTCAAATGATTCACCCTCCTTGGTTTAGCCTGGTTGGAAATGCCAAAAGGCATATCTCTCTAGATCATTTGTTAAAGGAAACTTGTGATGGGGTCGAAGCTCTGAGAAGCTACAGTGAAGTTGCTGGTAAAAACTACCCTGCTGATAGTCTTTATTCAATGCTGGAAAGAGATATAAACCACAGTGAAGTTTTGAGTGGAATATGGGACTTGGGTTGGAGGAAAGGATTTTCAGTGGATGACACAATACAAGTAGTGGATGACATTGAAAGGCAACTATTAAGTGGATTAATCGCTGAGATTTGTGCATAAGTGTGTGGTTTTACCAACTTCTTAAATGGTGGTTCTGCAGATCTGCACATTCATAGCTTCAAGAGGTCGTTGATGCAGCAATGGTAAATAAGCTTTACTTTGGTTGAATAAAGGGGGCAGAGTTGAAAGTGTGTGCCCATTTCTTCCATTgaaaaatcatattttcattGCCGTAATTGACAAAATGTATATTTAGGCTTCAGCCACTTAAAATATGTAAATAACCCAAGTTTTATTTTTACAGTGTGAATAAAAATATATCATCATATATGTTAGTGAACACTTGAAATAACATCATGTGAGCTGTATTAACATCATTTGAGCTGTATTAAGTCTTTCAGGTCAACAAAGAAAAGTTGCCCATTTGCTCATTCAGACCCAATCAATACTCAATCAACCATTACACCACCATGTGTCAAGCTTAGATTTCAAAAAGGGCACGGCAGCTTGACTGACTCATTCCCTTTGAAAGATAATCGAGgctcaatcattcatcatttctgGCGTTGGAGTTTGCCAACTGCCATTAATCTATAAGCAGCAGCTTGCCTACTGAATAAGACAACCACCATATAACAAAATGCAAACAAAGGATTTctcaataaaaaaataatttacattaTTCTAACCCCACCGCAGTATCAAATGCAGCTGAAATAAAAAATATTGCAAACAAGCATAGGAGACTTTTTAACAACAAGGATATCATTTAAACAGAAATCTTGGCAACAGCAAGCATATTATTCTTTACATATCTCTGCTgaccaataaagctgttttagATGTGGGGTGAAGTGCCCTTTTGGCCTTCTCTCACACTCTGCTTGTCTTCATAAGTAAAAGAAAATTAAGAAGCTGCCCCCTTGAATATAAGGAAATTGAGGGTCCCCAAAGCAAAATAAACAAAAGTCCCTTTTGTATGAGTGAAGAAACACCCAAAGTTTGAACCCACCACACATTGCCATCCACCTCCATATTCCTTGTCAAATTCctgcaaataaaaaaaattccaaaCCCAAACAAATACACACACATACATGAAGATGCCCCAGAACCAAGTTTGAACCTTGTAATACTAAATTCTTAGACATAAAAAACAAAGGAGTGTAAAAGGGTGTTGCAAGTTAAGACCTTCTTGATGTGAGCAGCAATAGAGATGCAGTCAGAAACATCATAAAGATCAAGTGCCTGAGAAGCAGAATCCATGGCTTGGGTTTGCATCTTCTCAGGCATATCAGTTTCTTTTATCATAGCTTTGCCTTCCAACATCGCTTCAGCTTCTGCAGAAAAGGATTCTTTTGGATAAAATTAAAGTATCATTCGGCGTTCAAACAACCAGAAGGTTTTAGTGTTGGCAGAATTATATAGAAGGGGGGAAAGAACATTATTGCGTAGGAAGTATACAACTTTAGAGATGGGGGCACGTACTCCAACCTTTTTAATTTGTCAGCATCTTCACCACTTTTCATTGGGGTTTTGTTTGGATATCTAAGATTCTAATCCAAAGAACCCAAGATGACGCAGATATGATAATTACTGTTGGACTCTACTGGCCGTGGGGAATTTCCTTTCATCCTTTCCTTTTCTCTCTTATtcactctttttttcttttcttaaaaaataaaaaaagtaatataaatatctttttgctagatttataattaattgtttaatataaacataataatttttcattttttaacaAGAAACCGTTAGGAATCGAATCTAATGACAATAAATtagttaaaaataacaattattgaattaaaattaacctTCAGAAGTTTCTATAATAAGGTTGAAGTCCCTTCATTTACCTGCATCTCATCATAATTCCTATTTACAAATATAGTCATCTATTCAGTTACTCTATTATGTTCCTTAGAGATGTGTCAGAAATAAACTTTTCAATTTCGGCATAGAAGTTGACTAATCAAACGTAATTACGATATCATACTATTACCCACGCCACCAGTTAAGATAGTTTCCACAACAGAAATATTAACACACTCCAATTCCAATTGTCTAAAACCAAACTCCCATTATAAATTGAGGCCTTTCCAATCCACATGGTAGAACTGCACATCCAATTGGCATCATGGTCTCTAAATGCTCCTCTAATCGCAGTATTATTATTGTTTTCCGACAATACTCCATATGTGTTCAGCTTAACACATCTATTTTTCAACAGCCTCCAATAAACTCCCAGCACCTTCTAAATGCGATGGAGCTCTCATAATTTTGAGTTCACAAAGCTCCCAACCCAGACTAAACATGTACCTACAACAACATCAACATTACTATGGCTATTATTTGAAATGGAATTATTTCGACTTTTCCATTAGTAGATataaattaatcaattaaattATCAGTGTAGTAAAATATAAACTTTTAATTAACATCTAATAGGATTGAgattaaaaaatcaaaaattaaagtgtTTAAACGGTTTATGAAGCACgtcaaatttcatttttatttattttataatcattttattttaatggtaaaattaatattttatatttaaaactttaaattttctatgtaaaatatatatttttaaatattattgattatttacttaaacaattattatttttaaaaatatttatgaaaatttttaaactttgTCAAACAGTATTAAAAAATCATTGAACAAAGTTTATTTTTGTTctaaaatataaacaaataaatatataaataacttCATTTCCTTTATCCTGTTGGATTGTAGTGGAAGTGAAATTTCCATTTTATCTTATTACAGTGTTATTCATTTCCTTAAATTGGATGGATTGAAAGTGAAAGGTGGGAAAGAAATATAAGGATATCGTTTTTCTTTGTTTGGATATAAAAGGATTTTTTAATGTAAACTTTAATTGTTTGGATGTaaggaaaaggaaaggaaaaaaatattagatactaattaaaatcaaataaaggagaaaaatatggtatgtattttttttgaaactcttATTGTTTTTAATTaccttaaaatagaaaattgtaaaaatttagaTGGAAGATGAGGTATAGAGGAATGTAACAAGTAAAAGAAAATAAGGTAAGGAGGTGTCGGAGTTGGCACTTTGATTACTCTTCGATATTTAAGTTAAGATATAAAGAAATGTAATAAGTTTTTTAGCTTTCATTACTTAACaatttttgattaatttaatctttactctctttttttttttttgaaataacaaTACTCAAATATTTCAACACCAGAGttaaagatataaaattaaagaacTAAGCATCATAATTGTCAACAAAATGACTCAACTGCTTTGTAGTCGACACATACAAAAACATCATACCAAAGTTGAACATAACGTAGTTAGCAGCAGCTCAGCTCTCGGTTTGCCCCCTTATCCTCCTAATAGTACTCTTCACCGTCACAGAGCTGGCAATGTTCAAAGTATAAGCACCACCAGCTTTATCTTTCCCGCAATCCTTGCAGCCCCAGATTCCTACAGCCTTTCTCTTTACTGCATACTTTCCACTGAATTCGCAAAAGTACTTGCAGTGTTGACTCACCTCCATCTTCTTAATTTGCTTCCTCAAACTGGCACCATAACGGCTACCATATTTTCCTCCATCTTTGGTCCTTACtttttaaaaacatataaatagttcaaaaaatgttttaaaattaagtttttttaaatttctaataaaaatataaaaatcataaaaattgtgaaaattaaaaactctataaaattaaatatatataatttaatatgaaaaatataaaagtttctaaaattcaaaaatactCCATGAATGATAATAAGATCTCTCCAAACGTTAAGTTATTTGTTCGGTCCATATTAAATCTAATTTgaacaaattttttatttaaaataaaattaattatatataaaaaacatttttatttaaatttaactctaaaatatataaaatgtcagtataaaataatttttaaataaggaTACAAACTTTGAATTAGttgagattaaatttaatatatttttcttcAAAATACACTATATTAAAAGAATTTTGTATAAAAAATGGACCCTTATTAGTTTAAAACTGCACAGGTATGACTAGCTATTGACAACAAGTGCTTGTACTGGTCTTCAACTTGAATTGTCTTTAATCTAAAAACAGAACATTTCATTAAACTTGAGAGCATTGTTGGGTACACAACAATCAGGAGGAGTCcaaaaaacacaaaatttcattgaTGTTACaatattcactatttaaatcacTACTCCAACATATCGCCTACATGATTTCCTTCCTTGTAGGTATACTGCAATCCAAACTAGTCCAGCTAGCCTGCAGCTAGCAGTAAAGAGTCCCAAGAGAACAAATATCCAAATCAGAATTCCAAACTTAATTTGTTGATACTATTGTTCAACAATGGAGGAGATGGTAGTGAAGATAAAAAGGTAGATTCACCTGTGACATAAGAAGAGTCGAAGTATCAAAGGAGAAAGAAGAAAGGTTGGGGAGACTGTGCTAGGATAAAATGCTTAAGGTTGGTGAAAAGGGAGAAAAAGATCATCCTATCATCGTGTGTCTTGAGGTATGTATAAGGGGAAGGTCCCTATGCTTAATGGCATCATGTCACAAAAAATACAGATGGTGATTATTCGTTACACATTGGTTTTCGTCGAGCATAGTACTGCTTTGACATTCCTTTGCTGAGGTAATAATACGAGATTGTTATATCTCAGTAGTCCTTTAATAGTCCCCTTTTGGGGATAAGTGTATATTCATTAATATCGAGTAGCCTAAAAGGGAGTCTGCTATTAAAGGATGGCCTGATGGAGGTGTGAAGCACCCAAGTAGCTAGTCAAACCCAGGTGGTGTAAGACAAAAGGTCATCCATGAGTACTTCTCAAGTCACTTCTCACATTACCACATGTCTTGACCGGatataacataatttattataaattcaACATTTGAATTCCattaaaaactttttaaaataaaattataaagtaaaatttaACCGATCTCTAAATGCCCACATTTCTATTCCAATACTAATCACATTAGATATAAAACTGATAAAATCAACCATCCAGTTTTCATGGATGTCCTGAACAATAGTCCGTGCACTACCCTTGCCAGGAATATGCAAATGACTACCATTATTTGTTaagtatttcttttaaaaagATTGCTAAGTCTTATTGATTCACAattacatcttttttttttcttaaatgtgAATATTAACTATTAATAGGTTTTAAATACTTGATAAAAAAAGGTCAAGATCAAAGCTCAACTCATTTTATCTAAATCATGAATAGATTATCTCTAGCTTTATTTTGTTTTAAGGATGCATTTGAAAAGCCACATAATATTCAAATTTGGGTGTAACTGTTATGCAGGagcttaaaattaaaaaataaatatattttattatttcagtttATTTTATTTGCAAGGAAGTCTCCTGTATATATTGTAACAGCTTTTTCAACAGCTGACTTTTATTAGTATTTCTTTGAAtttaataaagaaatcaaaagttTTTCTATAGTTCATTTGCTTAGCCCTAATTCGTTAATTTACTGTTGTTTTCTTCCCCAATCTACATCAACTTTAGTAATCAGAGCCTAATTAGATCCTAAGAGTTATATTAGGATTTGTTATTAACCTATGGTTGCACGCATTAGTGGTCAAGGAAGATGAAATCAATGTCAAGAAACAGAATTAGCTACGCTACCACGTATGACTGAAGAATTGTTGCGTATAGTTTATGCTTAGACGTGACTAGTGTTGGAAAATAtgaacatcacatatataataaagataattacatgttattatttactatcatgataggctagctcaaattaaaagtgatctaatttggttaaaattttattagtctttaattattaaataaagtatgggtcaaatatgtgtagatactctagtgaTTGAATTCTAATCAAATTCAGATTAATAATaagctaattagaatttgattagaactaatatgccaatgttataaatattagggttatagtctccaaattatacacaagatatcttttctaatatcccattaTTAGGAAagagagcagatattctctaaatttcttgtgtgctaatttggaagatcaaaacccTAAGATCCGGTAAAACTTCAAGaaattcatggattcaggtacgcttctacatctagttttgttcttgatttattcttaatgatttgacatgacagatcctagtttattaaattttatttcagatttattttacaaatctaacaagTGTCATCTGAGCCTCGTCATGTCAAATCATTGGGAATTGATTAAGTTTCTATTCTTTTTAAAATGAATCGATTATCTGTTAATTATGATTCAATCTTTTTAgggttatttttttatttgatttccATTTAACGACAAATCTTGGATTAATTATGGTTTTGATCTTTTAAGATTTTCTTGTTTAGAATGTTTTAATTGCAATTGCATAATATAACATTCTTGATATTCTTGATTTAttgtatgtgtaacaccccatacccgataccattgccggagtcgaacacgaggtgttaacggacttaattcattaattaaacaactcatacaattcattttaaaatttctagacaagctggctaactgcatcacagtcgctttaaaaatcatatctcgagttacgaaactcgaaatccaattccgtaaatttttcctgaaactagactcatatatatatctactaattttttatagaattttggttgggccaattagtacagtttattagttaaattctccctgtttcagggttcaactactctgacctctgtgtattacgaatcagatatctcctgtacagagcttcaatgactatgccgtttgtctctaataaaactagactcaataaggaatctgtacatataaattgtgatttctaattatctttgtaaaatttatggtgaatttccaaagtcagaacaggggatccagaaattgctctggtcctgtttcacaaaaatttaaacatctcataaaatatagctcatatacctgtttcacttattccatatgaaaatagactcatcaagcttcgattccataacttattcattatttaattccatttctaatatttttagtgattttttaaactcacgtcactgctgctgtctgaatctattttatggtaaattttacctatttcatggtttccatggattagctagcaatttgacatacataataccaaatatgatcatgattagccattccaatggctaatcattaccaggcatttctatttccataccactcaataaccatatcataagaccatatatacaaaatgattataatgctatatatgccatactcaaaatatacaagccattatgccaagatggtatacggatagtgtgagcgtgcctccgaccgcttccgatttccgagctggcttgtcaacactacaaggaatgaaaaggaggagtaagcataaatgcttagtaagctcacatgcaaatagcaagtaacataaccatataagcaaacataaaacatcatttgcataatcatcaccaagacattcatatcaccttttcatttatcatcttaccatattgttgttatatcgagttttcaacccgagggttaagtacatacctgttcaaattatccatttcacaacacttaccaatacgtccctttcatcttgagtattcctccatttgagtagaactttacccgttgaacacatcggaatataattcggatacatggataacttgcacataagtgccacatatgtagccaagctaccatgtaacccgcccataagtgaactcggactcaactcaacgagctcaggcgttcgcatccataagtgaactcggactcaactcaacgagttcggatgcctagttacatctcacgaactcggactcaactcaacgagttcggacgtcagatccataagtgaactcggactcaactcaacgagttcggatgcccaaatatcccagtgacatgtcacttgtatcctaatccattcctaaggttcaacgggaccttttcccaatcatgtgtctcaaccatcttctacggaatgccgataccgatactcggtagtatttcacattttccaagtatatcacataatttgacatattatcaaacaattatcacaagtataatatttcataataattatcatatcatttaaaaaacattaaaacatttaaaataataactatgttaccaacatttacatatgaacttacctcgtatgcgaaaatggctatttttaccatttcgtccacaacttggtattttacccattttagcccgaatttcagttttccttgctctatcatttaaaatatagtctaattaggactcacgttattcaaattgacccaaaatcatattttggaaaaattacaattttgccactaaacttttgcatatttacacttttgccccaaagctcgtaaattaaaattcagcctattttcttatgttttatgacatgctgatcatttttcccttctatggcaacatcaaattctcactctaacatgtacttatgactattaggtatttttaccgattaagcccttttgctcgttttcacttaaaaccgagtagcacaagttgtctaacataatttaaaacttcatattctatcataaaacaccaaaatacacaaatttcacctatgggtatttttccaaatataaaccctaggttaaattattgctagcataagctaaatcgagctcttgggactccaaaacgtaaaaatcattaaaaacgaggctagaacggacttacaatcgagcttggaagcttgaaaaccctagccatggtttctccttgctatattcggccatggggttgaagatgagcaaaattggctttaattttgtattttaattcattttaccctaaatgaccaaaatgcccttactactaaactttccaaaattccatccatgtccaattttgtccatagacttagaaattggtaaaattactctttaaggacctctaattaataatctaattcaattttatgcaaaatacttctagaacacaagttttgcaatttattcaatttagtcccaaatttcaaattaagcactttatgcataaaatttcttcacgaaattttcacacaatcatgcaatcatatcatagaccttaaaataatcataaaataattatttctatatcggattttgtggtcacgaaaccactattcgactaggcccaaaatcgaggatattacaactctcccccttcgtggattttcgccccgaaaatcttaccgaaaaagtggtcttcacttttaatctcatatttagtgccaagaacttgcacttagactgtacctccaatacatctcttcaatttctcatatcatctaaaagcttacagtctcaactctcaactgttcttaaattttcaacccttctcaatttcccatgatatcatgacataaaacccagatctcaacttgatttaatggagaccggaattccaagaaatccaacaatcaaagagacctgaaattccatgaatctgatgagtaggaattcattcaatacagatgtgatttatagatctcgccaaacatttaacaataggatacatcacattttcctctttccgccatagaaataattctgatatggcctcaagaataatccttctcatttccatcccaatatcaacattgacaaggataattttgatagatcccaatgctcggctttaacccctttaacaactccgattttatgtaacatcggatgctctaaactatcacattacctcactgtcttgaaacacatcacaattcatacaacaatacattcttgaaagtcgaagtcattgctcaatgtagactagtctagttcgacgccttgttaccaatattctcatctatccgaactctgtcaacatgtaataaacttttcagctttcacaagatggaaaccttatcattcgtagtgacttaaactaatattcaactctttctattaaatatacacttctcgttcaaactatttactctttatccgtacaaaatgaaattctattatcgacttgggaaaataatccgacataattgtcacatgaaatctttcaaataaataatttaccataccgactaaaactcgcttttatcacctatgcctttctcgatgtcaaatccttacgaaattagaaaaatcccaatactaaaatcaccacattaccaagatcaaattagaagtatagtcatatttgacatgattatcatggGTGCAGAAcccacttgaacatgagtcgtaattgacaaattatggaacaaagataacaagaaaaccgaataaagaaatccaagatagagaaacccgaataaagaaatccgaataaagagatccgggataaagaaac harbors:
- the LOC108486365 gene encoding uncharacterized protein LOC108486365, yielding MPQDSLRSIVYRSFVVCDDPKGVVESGMIRRAESGSRKMEHKNEGRKARNRLDVCVASKAGREETVSKGPMEELHSSSSCQLLEVSRGAHKLNQVINSWSGGIWCDQHSKDLAKDLLKGALELQDSLHMLGKLQEASHLARLKKKVKEKSDKVRNDQVIQGMHLSSVEERNYRKAIQNPHLSAGVSSRDCIEELREVIRDSLARQNLLPNINAEEKRCFTSRYPLDSASDIPSTSSSQSSSVQTDNFTSMESSIWSAAEEKKARGPRLIAKLMGLEEMPPKSWKTNSQKDTENKKIYSQQRPAFEIDTPKVRKPQYALRTENPEKTLKDVLETMHFKVLLKSNSIKEIKPDSYQSSDFFSGSRLINNSPPIVLIKPRHDWYLQPEEKFAPVLQEEGSSNRETMLKKPKAKEDSPSKLIDSNNRGLNFSKRSRRLETKETPVKRHIQQEGAKDSRENETRPARKEVKTKQSLSTRVKSSGSITQSSLKKVATEKNIDMIPKPMISSRKPFEKEVPKPKNLLRSKVQAKVAPQKSSKPENASNVMKSKVSHQPSATANSNSARKPQTIVRGPVDMKKSSTKKAVSKSAVVKITTEKIECKADQVVLEGNNINLTSETDTILEEKRIDLASIHNTLLEEKRIDLTSNNDILLEEKRIDPASENDTNFEEYGSATSDQLPREEGAEHTDIQIGERCSESSVFDVTLVTFGDQNSRKSIEEVDDDLITPIGTDCESIMTGTSLKALLLSSPAFINHVEELFDLLENVPTTLQKIGISGFSDADTRLSLDCANEIVRRRSNPDSQMIHPPWFSLVGNAKRHISLDHLLKETCDGVEALRSYSEVAGKNYPADSLYSMLERDINHSEVLSGIWDLGWRKGFSVDDTIQVVDDIERQLLSGLIAEICA
- the LOC108486366 gene encoding uncharacterized protein LOC108486366; protein product: MLEGKAMIKETDMPEKMQTQAMDSASQALDLYDVSDCISIAAHIKKEFDKEYGGGWQCVVGSNFGCFFTHTKGTFVYFALGTLNFLIFKGAAS